Below is a window of Saccharomonospora viridis DSM 43017 DNA.
TTGGCGGCTGCCGCGTCGGTCGGCGGGCCGGGTGAGCGCACAGCGGCGACCACACTGCTGCATCGGCTCGGCGCGGAGGTCGACGACGTGTGGTGGACGTTGTTGGACGAACCGTCTTTGCGCCCGTATGCCAAGCAGGTGTTGAGCGAACGCCACGGTGACAAGCCCGAATTCGCTTTGACCGACGACGATGTGGCGTGGCTGATCGCGGACATGTACTGCGATGTCGATGTCGACGACCCTCCCGAGGGGATCGGTGATCTGCTCGCCTCCACGATGAGGCGGGGCGAGGAGAGGGTGTTCGACGTGTTGTGGCGGCTCGAGCACCCGGGCACGTGGGAGGTGTTGTCGGTCTTCGGCCGGCATCACCCGGACAAGGCGGTGGCGAAGGCGGCGAGGAAGGCCGCGTTCAAGGTGGAGAGCCTCCGCTGACCCGCGAAGGCGGGGCGAGGCGCCGAGCCCCACCCCGCCACGACGGCTTGACGTTACTTGCCGATGTTGTCGATGACGGCTTGGGCGATGGCCTTCATGGTGGTGCGCCGGTCCATGGCGGTGCGCTGGATCCAGCGGAAGGCGTCGGGCTCGGTGAGCCCTTGGTGGGTCATGAGCAGGCCCTTGGCGCGGTCGATGAGTTTGCGGGTTTCGAGCCGCTCGTTGAGGCCTGCGACTTCGGCTTCCAGCGCCTGGAGCTCGGAGAATCGGCTCACGGCGAGCTCGATGGCGGGCACCAGGTCGCGCTTGGCGAAGGGTTTGACGAGGTAGGCCATCGTTCCGGCCTCGCGGGCCCGCTCGACCAGTTCGCGTTGGCTGAAGGCGGTGAGGATCACGACGGGCGCGATCCGGTCGCCTGTGATCTTCGCCGCCGCTTCAATGCCGTCGAGTTTCGGCATCTTGACGTCGAGGATGACGAGGTCGGGTTTGAGCTCGGAGGCGAGTTTGACTGCCTCTTCCCCGTCGCCGGCCTCGCCGACCACCTCGTAGCCTTCTTCGCGAAGCATCTCAACGAGGTCGAGACGGATCAGCGCCTCGTCTTCGGCAACGAGAACGCGACGCTGCGGAGCGGGAGCGGCATCGTTGGTTTCGGTAGCCGCTTCGGTCACCGGGCTCCTCCTGGGAACAATCGACGGGTTCTGTATGTGCGGCGGTCCGCCTCTTCGAGATTACCGGCAAACACTTTTGCCGTCGGAATGGCGTTCACCACGTGGAATAACCGTCATACGCTGTCTGTGACGCACCTGCTGCACCGCGGAGTCGCGGGGAGATCAACCCCCGTTACAGACCCGGAAACAACAAGGAGTACAGTGGAAGAAACGCCCCCGTAGCCCAATCGGCAGAGGCAACGGACTCAAAATCCGTCCAGTGTGCGTTCGAGTCGCACCGGGGGCACCCTCTGTGAGCACACGAACGGCCCCTCACCAGGCACAACGCGGTGAGGGGCCGTTCGTGTGCCGTCCGGCTGCGTCCGGCTATGTCCCGCCGTCACCGGGTGTCTGCGGTCTATACGCGGTCTCGCCCCAGCACTCTCTCGGCAGGCTTGCCGGCTCACCCCCCAAGGCCCCTAGACGCCAGGGATGGATGTGCGATGGCTCAGCCGAGCTCCCTCGACACGCCAAGGAAGCGGTCGATCTGTTCAACGTGCGAGGGTCCCCTGCCCGGCGATGACCTTGGCGTAGATCTGATGCAGCACGGCCACCGAGTGGCCAGCCCATTCAGCAACCTGGGTCGAGGGCACCCCGGCCGCCAACCAGGTGGACACGCAGGCGTGGCGAAGATCGTAGGTGCTTTTACCGAGCACGGCAGGCGTACTCGGCCTCGGTCAACGCCGCCTCGCAAGCTTTGTCCCACACCCTCACCGAGGACGTCGAACGCATCCTTGAACTCACTCTC
It encodes the following:
- a CDS encoding ANTAR domain-containing response regulator, translating into MTEAATETNDAAPAPQRRVLVAEDEALIRLDLVEMLREEGYEVVGEAGDGEEAVKLASELKPDLVILDVKMPKLDGIEAAAKITGDRIAPVVILTAFSQRELVERAREAGTMAYLVKPFAKRDLVPAIELAVSRFSELQALEAEVAGLNERLETRKLIDRAKGLLMTHQGLTEPDAFRWIQRTAMDRRTTMKAIAQAVIDNIGK